From Megalobrama amblycephala isolate DHTTF-2021 linkage group LG8, ASM1881202v1, whole genome shotgun sequence, the proteins below share one genomic window:
- the mchr1a gene encoding melanin-concentrating hormone receptor 1, which yields MDISEDSENASLLFFNSSEHTQVTMGVQYGNAIFPSIYGTICILGITGNSIVIYTIFKKTKCQAKQTVPDIFIFNLSIVDLLFLLGMPFLIHQLLGNGSWCFGATMCKVISALDSNSQTVSTYILTVMTLDRYVATVHPFRFNHVRTTCVASTVVGMVWALSLISITPVLMYTGLMPLHSGQVGCALLLPNPSISICWFTIYQFVLAFALPLMIICVVFFKILKHMSTTVAPLPPRNQQVRTKSVTRMAVAICLAFFICWAPYYILQLVHLGIQKPSASFYYVYHFAISMGYANSCINPFLYIILSKTFKRQFIVAIQPAHNHFRVNPSTTEATVSLRLAADCQRHIPADTSE from the exons ATGGATATCTCTGAAGACTCTGAAAACGCATCTCTGCTTTTCTTTAACTCCTCGGAACATACACAAG TGACTATGGGAGTCCAGTATGGAAATGCCATATTTCCCAGTATTTATGGAACCATATGTATTTTGGGCATCACTGGAAATTCTATTGTAATCTACACCATCTTTAAAAAGACCAAATGCCAGGCTAAACAAACGGTACCAGACATTTTCATATTCAATCTCTCTATTGTGGATTTGCTTTTCCTCCTCGGCATGCCCTTTCTCATCCATCAGCTCCTGGGCAACGGATCTTGGTGTTTTGGAGCCACCATGTGCAAAGTCATCTCTGCTTTAGATTCTAACAGCCAGACAGTGAGCACCTACATCCTTACAGTTATGACCTTGGACCGTTACGTGGCTACCGTCCACCCATTCCGCTTTAACCATGTCCGGACGACCTGTGTCGCCAGCACTGTGGTGGGGATGGTGTGGGCGCTCTCTCTCATCTCCATCACCCCTGTCTTAATGTACACTGGCTTGATGCCTCTCCACAGTGGCCAAGTGGGATGTGCTCTCCTGCTACCGAATCCATCCATCAGTATCTGCTGGTTCACCATCTATCAGTTTGTGCTGGCGTTTGCCCTTCCGTTAATGATTATCTGTGTGGTGTTCTTTAAAATCTTAAAGCATATGTCTACCACAGTGGCACCTCTTCCCCCGAGGAACCAACAAGTGCGCACCAAAAGTGTGACTCGGATGGCTGTGGCCATCTGTTTGGCATTTTTCATCTGTTGGGCTCCGTACTACATCCTTCAACTTGTCCATCTGGGAATACAGAAACCCAGTGCCTCATTTTATTATGTCTATCATTTTGCCATTAGCATGGGCTACGCTAATAGCTGCATTAACCCTTTTCTCTATATTATTTTGAGTAAGACCTTTAAGCGGCAGTTTATAGTCGCTATCCAGCCTGCCCACAACCACTTTCGGGTCAACCCGAGCACCACAGAGGCCACTGTGTCCCTCCGTCTTGCTGCAGACTGCCAAAGACATATTCCTGCTGACACTTCAGAGTAA